A DNA window from Leptolyngbya sp. KIOST-1 contains the following coding sequences:
- a CDS encoding sensor histidine kinase, whose protein sequence is MKSPHDRPQDGPQDGIVKGDILIVDDTPDNLRLLSAMLGRHQLGVRKALTGQWAIAAAQIAPPDLILLDIKMPEMSGYEVCERLKADPTTRAIPIIFISALDDAIDKVKAFAAGGADYITKPFQEAEVLARIAHQLELRRLQGQLVAQNEELVRSNRELEQFASVVSHDLQQPLQSILGYTKLIGLVCPEVRQSAAQPYLENIVEASDRMQQMIQDWLAYAQAGQVQPLLTPIDSNALLDQVVLNLKAALTDTGATLTYGDLPRVMGNEVQLMQLFQNLISNALKFARPDTQPEVSVSVVPQPQGWRFGIHDNGIGISAEHRGQIFEAFHRLHDAQSYPGSGIGLATCQKIVEHHGGRIWVESELGQGSTFYVTLPAALEEAEDGEAMPPGSPDPSSASSVPPAH, encoded by the coding sequence ATGAAATCTCCCCACGACAGGCCCCAAGACGGGCCCCAGGACGGAATTGTCAAGGGCGACATTCTGATCGTGGACGATACCCCCGACAACCTGCGGCTGCTGTCGGCGATGCTGGGCCGGCACCAGCTGGGGGTGCGCAAGGCCCTGACCGGCCAGTGGGCGATCGCAGCGGCCCAGATCGCCCCCCCGGACCTGATCCTGCTCGACATCAAAATGCCTGAGATGAGCGGTTATGAGGTGTGCGAGCGGCTCAAGGCCGACCCCACTACCCGGGCCATTCCGATTATCTTTATCAGCGCCCTCGACGACGCCATCGACAAGGTCAAGGCCTTTGCCGCGGGCGGGGCCGACTACATCACCAAGCCCTTTCAGGAGGCCGAAGTGCTGGCCCGCATTGCCCACCAGCTGGAGCTGCGGCGGCTCCAGGGGCAGCTGGTGGCCCAAAACGAAGAGCTGGTGCGCTCTAACCGTGAGCTGGAGCAGTTTGCCTCGGTGGTTTCCCACGATCTGCAGCAGCCCCTGCAGAGTATTTTGGGCTACACCAAGCTGATTGGCCTGGTCTGTCCGGAGGTGCGGCAGTCGGCGGCCCAGCCCTACCTGGAAAATATCGTAGAGGCCAGCGATCGGATGCAGCAGATGATCCAGGACTGGCTGGCCTACGCCCAGGCGGGGCAGGTCCAGCCCCTGCTGACCCCCATCGACAGCAACGCCCTGCTCGATCAGGTGGTGCTCAACCTCAAGGCCGCCCTCACCGACACCGGGGCCACGCTGACCTACGGCGACCTGCCCAGGGTAATGGGTAACGAGGTCCAGCTGATGCAGCTGTTTCAAAACCTGATCAGCAACGCCCTCAAATTTGCTAGGCCCGACACCCAACCAGAAGTCTCTGTTTCGGTCGTGCCCCAGCCCCAGGGCTGGCGGTTTGGCATTCACGACAACGGCATCGGCATTTCGGCCGAGCACCGGGGGCAGATTTTTGAGGCCTTCCACCGCCTCCACGACGCCCAGTCCTACCCCGGCAGCGGCATTGGCCTGGCCACCTGCCAAAAAATTGTCGAGCACCACGGGGGGCGAATTTGGGTCGAGTCGGAGCTGGGCCAGGGCAGCACCTTCTACGTTACGCTGCCCGCCGCCCTGGAGGAAGCCGAGGACGGTGAGGCCATGCCCCCGGGTTCCCCTGACCCAAGTTCCGCTAGCTCAGTTCCCCCCGCCCACTGA
- a CDS encoding response regulator produces the protein MPRPTPPDSLAAGVTLLVVDDSLENLRFLAQTLSEQGYGVRCARSGAMALMAVKTTHPDLILLDIRMPEMDGYAVCEQLKANPSTEAIPVIFLSALDEALDKVRAFAVGGADYITKPFQVEELLARVTNQLTIRQLQQQMTAQNQQLQQEIRDRSRAEVNLKQVTSRLTTLIEHLQVGVLLENLAGQVLMVNQPYCHLFRLDLTPTALVGAPSQPFGQSLGLGSDPVAFNQRIEALRGAQQPVVAEEIALADGRTLERDYVPLMGDRGLEGHLWQYRDITARKQAEQILLSNSQALNRFSQSLKQLHRLSLTQFDSFDALLHDYLDTGCRVLGFSGGMVGKAEGTDYVAQATVASLSGLDPNLRCSLSDTFCGMAIQQQRTVTFTHIGADPELRCHPLYRALGLESYLGTPIVVEGEVYGSLSFFDRAPRQQGFNQHEKEIIELMAQSIGKVIGSNRLEQRRQRAKAGLQRSEERWQLAIQSSNAGIYDLDFRTQAAFYSERYRALLGYSDPATEPVDAPDLRWETRIHPDDRERVMAVHHAYLIQRTLPTYEVEYRLRCRDQSYKWVVSRGQALWNGQGQPIRLVESTADISERKQLEAERRQAEVALRQSEEKFRQLAEYIDSVFWIYDLQPQGFSYVSPAYESIWGQGRDRLYAHPVAWLTAVHPDDRDRVTRRLPRRQTPAALAYFSYDEEFRLVRPHRPSAWVRVRAFPIRNDQGEVYRIVGVAEDLTQVKRQEESLRLIVEGTAAKTGREFFESLVRYLADILQVRNAIVTQRLQENPGRVSALAFWQNGRLGDRVEYDLAGTPCERVVAGEVVYIPQRVQALFPDDRELEAIQATSFLGIPLVDAAGQVIGHLAVIDDKPMVEDHTRELILRIFAARAAAELERQQTEDALRLARENADAANQAKSNFLANMSHELRTPLNTIIGFAQLIARDCQLDPQAQDYLAIISRSGEHLLALINDVLEMSKIEAGQLSLHVTTFDLSYLLSSLEAMLTLQAEAKGLRLRFDCDPAMPTYIATDEGKLRQVLINLLGNAIKFTQVGQVKLRVSALQPLPVALAPAHPEAHGVLSFVVADTGPGIPAEDIHRLYEPFTQSTAGLQCSTSGHDPSHQGSGLGLPISQQFVQLMGGELSLETKLNHGSTFTFVLPVQQFERSPVFSAPSAAPIAGLADDQPPWRLLVVEDHPANRYLLVRLLASAGFDVQTAPDGHAAVRQAQAWRPHLIWMDIRMPGLDGYAATDQIRALHLDPEPVIIALTASPFEEERAKILAAGCDDFVRKPFQMQGLLHKIAAYLPVRYRYGDSAAPGIDSPDAPEPAQPELRRWLQTMPADWQQALAQAAIAGSDDRLLELLGQLHHAPGGILQTLRGWAKNFEFDRILACLQSPADGPSLRTPGNP, from the coding sequence ATGCCGCGCCCCACCCCACCCGATTCCCTCGCCGCTGGCGTCACGCTGCTGGTTGTAGACGACTCCCTCGAAAATCTTCGGTTTCTGGCCCAGACCCTATCTGAGCAGGGCTACGGCGTGCGCTGTGCCCGCAGCGGGGCGATGGCGCTGATGGCGGTCAAAACCACCCATCCCGACCTGATCTTGCTTGACATTCGGATGCCGGAAATGGACGGCTACGCTGTCTGTGAGCAGCTCAAGGCCAACCCCAGCACCGAGGCCATTCCGGTTATCTTTCTCAGCGCCCTCGACGAGGCTCTCGACAAGGTGCGAGCCTTTGCGGTGGGCGGGGCCGACTATATTACCAAGCCCTTTCAGGTGGAAGAGCTGCTGGCCCGGGTGACCAACCAGCTCACCATTCGGCAGCTGCAGCAGCAGATGACGGCCCAAAACCAGCAGCTGCAGCAGGAGATCCGCGATCGCAGCCGGGCCGAGGTCAACCTCAAGCAGGTGACGTCCCGCCTGACCACGCTGATCGAGCACCTGCAGGTGGGAGTCCTGCTGGAAAACCTGGCCGGACAGGTGTTAATGGTCAACCAGCCCTACTGCCACCTGTTTCGCCTCGACCTGACGCCGACGGCCCTGGTGGGTGCCCCAAGTCAACCCTTTGGGCAAAGCCTGGGCCTGGGAAGCGACCCGGTGGCCTTTAACCAGCGGATTGAGGCCCTGCGGGGCGCGCAACAGCCGGTGGTGGCCGAGGAAATTGCCCTCGCCGACGGCCGTACCCTGGAGCGTGACTACGTGCCGCTGATGGGCGATCGCGGCCTGGAGGGCCACCTCTGGCAGTACCGTGACATCACCGCTCGCAAACAGGCCGAGCAGATCTTGCTGAGCAATTCCCAGGCCCTCAACCGCTTCAGCCAGAGTCTGAAGCAGCTGCATCGGCTCAGCCTGACCCAGTTTGACAGCTTCGACGCCCTGCTCCACGACTACCTCGACACCGGTTGCCGGGTGCTGGGGTTTAGCGGCGGCATGGTGGGCAAAGCCGAAGGCACCGACTACGTGGCCCAGGCCACGGTAGCCAGCCTGTCAGGCCTGGACCCAAACCTGCGCTGTTCCCTCAGCGATACATTTTGCGGTATGGCGATTCAGCAGCAGCGGACGGTGACCTTCACCCACATCGGAGCCGACCCCGAGTTGCGCTGCCATCCCCTCTACCGGGCGCTGGGGTTAGAGTCCTACCTGGGTACCCCGATTGTGGTGGAAGGCGAGGTCTATGGCAGCCTGTCTTTTTTCGATCGGGCTCCCCGCCAGCAGGGGTTTAATCAGCACGAAAAAGAGATCATTGAGCTGATGGCCCAGAGCATTGGCAAGGTGATTGGCAGCAACCGCCTGGAGCAGCGGCGGCAGCGGGCTAAGGCCGGTCTTCAGCGCAGTGAGGAGCGCTGGCAGCTGGCGATCCAGAGCAGCAACGCCGGCATCTACGACCTCGACTTTCGCACCCAGGCCGCCTTTTACTCGGAGCGCTACCGGGCGCTGCTGGGCTACAGCGACCCCGCCACTGAGCCCGTGGATGCCCCCGACCTGCGCTGGGAGACGCGCATCCACCCCGACGACCGGGAGCGGGTGATGGCGGTACACCACGCCTACCTGATCCAGCGCACCCTGCCCACCTACGAGGTCGAGTATCGGCTGCGCTGCCGCGACCAGAGCTACAAGTGGGTGGTTTCGCGGGGGCAGGCCCTCTGGAATGGGCAGGGGCAGCCGATTCGCCTGGTGGAGTCCACCGCCGACATCAGCGAACGGAAGCAGCTCGAAGCCGAACGCAGACAGGCGGAGGTGGCCCTGCGCCAGAGCGAGGAAAAATTTCGCCAGCTGGCCGAATACATCGACAGCGTCTTCTGGATCTACGACCTCCAGCCCCAGGGGTTTAGCTACGTGTCGCCCGCCTACGAAAGCATTTGGGGGCAGGGGCGCGATCGCCTCTACGCCCATCCAGTGGCCTGGCTGACGGCGGTGCATCCTGACGATCGCGATCGGGTCACCCGTCGCCTGCCCCGCCGCCAGACCCCCGCCGCCCTGGCCTACTTCAGCTACGACGAGGAGTTTCGGCTGGTGCGGCCCCATCGTCCGTCGGCCTGGGTGCGGGTGCGGGCCTTTCCGATTCGCAACGACCAGGGCGAGGTTTACCGGATTGTGGGGGTGGCCGAAGACCTTACCCAGGTTAAGCGCCAGGAGGAATCGCTGCGGCTGATTGTCGAGGGCACCGCCGCCAAAACGGGTCGCGAGTTCTTTGAGTCGCTGGTGCGCTACCTGGCCGATATTTTGCAGGTGCGCAACGCCATCGTCACCCAGCGCCTCCAGGAAAACCCTGGGCGGGTCAGCGCCCTGGCCTTCTGGCAGAACGGCCGCCTGGGCGATCGCGTCGAATACGATTTGGCGGGCACCCCCTGCGAGCGCGTGGTGGCCGGCGAGGTGGTCTACATCCCCCAGCGCGTCCAGGCCCTATTCCCCGACGACCGAGAGCTAGAGGCCATTCAGGCCACCAGCTTTCTGGGCATTCCCCTGGTGGATGCGGCCGGTCAGGTGATCGGCCACCTGGCGGTGATCGACGACAAACCCATGGTCGAAGACCACACTCGGGAGCTGATTTTGCGCATTTTTGCGGCCCGAGCCGCCGCCGAACTGGAGCGCCAGCAAACCGAAGACGCCCTCCGCCTGGCGCGGGAGAACGCCGACGCCGCCAACCAGGCCAAGAGCAACTTTCTGGCCAACATGAGCCATGAGCTGCGCACCCCCCTCAACACGATCATCGGCTTTGCCCAGCTAATTGCCCGCGACTGCCAGCTGGATCCCCAGGCCCAGGACTACCTGGCCATCATCAGCCGCAGCGGCGAGCATCTGCTGGCCCTGATCAACGACGTGCTGGAGATGTCGAAAATTGAGGCGGGGCAACTCTCGCTGCACGTCACCACCTTTGACCTGTCGTACCTGTTGTCCAGCCTGGAGGCGATGCTGACCCTCCAGGCCGAGGCCAAGGGTCTGCGCCTGCGCTTTGACTGCGACCCGGCGATGCCCACCTACATCGCCACCGACGAAGGCAAACTGCGGCAGGTGCTGATCAACCTGCTGGGCAATGCGATCAAGTTCACCCAGGTGGGGCAGGTGAAGCTGCGGGTGAGTGCCCTGCAGCCGTTGCCCGTTGCCCTGGCCCCGGCCCACCCCGAGGCCCACGGCGTATTGTCCTTTGTGGTGGCCGACACCGGCCCCGGCATTCCGGCCGAGGACATCCACCGTCTGTACGAGCCGTTTACCCAGAGCACCGCCGGATTGCAGTGCTCCACCTCAGGTCACGACCCTTCCCACCAGGGCAGCGGCCTGGGGCTGCCCATCAGCCAGCAGTTTGTGCAGCTGATGGGGGGCGAACTCAGCCTCGAAACCAAACTCAACCACGGCTCGACCTTCACGTTTGTGCTGCCCGTGCAGCAGTTTGAGCGCTCCCCCGTGTTTTCTGCCCCCAGTGCGGCCCCGATCGCGGGACTGGCCGACGATCAGCCTCCCTGGCGACTGCTGGTGGTCGAAGATCACCCCGCCAACCGCTACCTGCTGGTGCGGCTGCTGGCCTCGGCCGGGTTTGACGTCCAGACGGCCCCCGATGGCCACGCCGCGGTTCGCCAGGCCCAGGCCTGGCGGCCGCACCTGATCTGGATGGATATTCGCATGCCCGGCCTCGACGGCTATGCGGCCACCGATCAAATTCGAGCCCTGCACCTGGACCCGGAACCGGTGATCATTGCCCTTACCGCCAGTCCCTTTGAGGAGGAGCGCGCTAAAATCTTGGCGGCCGGCTGCGACGACTTTGTGCGCAAGCCCTTTCAAATGCAGGGGCTGCTGCACAAAATTGCGGCCTACCTGCCGGTCCGCTACCGCTACGGCGATAGCGCTGCCCCTGGGATAGACTCCCCCGATGCCCCAGAGCCCGCCCAGCCCGAACTGCGGCGGTGGCTGCAAACCATGCCTGCCGACTGGCAGCAGGCCCTGGCCCAGGCCGCGATCGCCGGTTCCGACGATCGCCTGCTGGAGCTGCTGGGCCAGCTGCACCACGCCCCAGGGGGCATATTGCAAACTCTGCGGGGCTGGGCCAAAAACTTTGAATTCGATCGGATCCTTGCCTGCCTACAATCACCGGCCGACGGTCCGTCGCTCCGGACCCCAGGCAATCCATAG
- a CDS encoding response regulator → MKLLLVDDDDLLLGRLIDDLTRQNYVVDAATDGPMGWEYARAIAYDLIVLDIDLPGLDGVSLCQRLRQTGYGGPILLLTGRSSSTDKVLGLDAGADDYLVKPYTLTELTARIRALLRRPPEVSRSSLRWGQIQLDPQAGQVTVAERAVVLSPKEYGLLELFLRYPDRIFSNPVLLERLWNADESPGEETIRTHIKRLRRKLKQAGGDDFIENIYGMGYRLRPSPGETGGAAPEGKGGADLPAAAALCPGSERVDLGETARAEAARAAAIASLDRFRPAFEERLGVLQQAAAALTTNHLPEVMQTAARTAAHKLAGSLGMFGFVAGSHLARQLEDWLEQPDRVDAATFCALVEQLGQQLRGESAPEVPDINASRASRASRREAPSAERQDTGGDRMSGPAPAIAQVLAVDDDPAILAQLAGLLPAWGLEVVPLEDPRQVWSHLDASPPDLVLLDLDMPHLSGLDLCHQLRQSDRWQALPIVFLTACREPATIYQIYQAGAADYLPKPILAPELINRLLQRLECSRLRQTLAGTDPLTGLANRQKGTIELGLLLQLAQRYGQSLSLVRVQVTAPRPQANALLVALGQTLSGQLRPGDAIARWGEAEIVVALLDTEWAGAQAQLQPALETGLAVAATSGSPGGDRSRALHLGGATFPTDGGRLADLYQRAGQRFYSLGSAVGNKPPQGCP, encoded by the coding sequence ATGAAATTGCTTTTGGTTGATGACGACGATCTGCTGCTGGGACGGCTGATCGATGATTTGACCCGCCAGAATTACGTCGTCGATGCGGCGACCGACGGCCCGATGGGCTGGGAGTACGCCAGGGCGATCGCCTACGACCTGATTGTGCTCGACATCGATCTGCCCGGTCTCGATGGGGTTTCGCTGTGTCAGCGGCTGCGCCAGACGGGCTACGGCGGCCCAATTTTGCTGCTGACCGGGCGCAGCAGCAGCACCGATAAAGTGCTGGGCCTCGACGCCGGGGCCGATGACTACCTGGTCAAACCCTACACCCTGACCGAGCTGACCGCCCGCATCCGGGCCCTGCTGCGTCGCCCCCCCGAGGTCAGCCGCAGCAGCCTGCGCTGGGGGCAGATCCAGCTCGATCCCCAGGCGGGGCAGGTGACCGTGGCTGAGCGAGCGGTGGTGCTCTCCCCCAAGGAGTACGGCCTGCTGGAGCTCTTTTTGCGCTATCCAGACCGCATCTTCAGCAATCCGGTGCTGCTGGAGCGGCTGTGGAATGCTGACGAGTCCCCCGGGGAAGAAACCATTCGCACCCACATTAAGCGACTGCGTCGCAAACTCAAGCAGGCCGGCGGCGACGACTTCATTGAAAACATCTACGGCATGGGCTACCGCCTGCGGCCATCGCCGGGGGAGACCGGGGGGGCTGCCCCTGAGGGAAAAGGGGGCGCTGACCTCCCTGCCGCGGCCGCCCTCTGCCCTGGATCTGAAAGGGTGGATCTCGGCGAGACGGCTCGGGCGGAGGCGGCCCGGGCCGCGGCGATCGCCTCTCTAGACCGCTTTCGCCCTGCCTTTGAGGAGCGGTTGGGCGTTTTGCAGCAGGCGGCCGCGGCCCTTACCACCAACCACTTGCCCGAGGTGATGCAGACGGCCGCCCGCACCGCTGCCCACAAGCTGGCTGGATCCCTGGGCATGTTTGGGTTTGTGGCCGGTTCGCACCTGGCCCGACAGCTGGAAGACTGGCTGGAGCAGCCCGATCGGGTTGATGCTGCCACCTTTTGCGCCCTGGTCGAGCAGCTGGGGCAGCAGCTGCGGGGGGAGTCTGCACCGGAGGTTCCCGACATAAATGCGTCGAGGGCGTCGAGGGCGTCGAGGCGGGAAGCTCCATCGGCTGAACGGCAGGACACGGGGGGCGATCGCATGTCAGGGCCAGCCCCCGCCATCGCTCAGGTGCTGGCCGTCGATGACGACCCCGCCATCCTGGCCCAGCTAGCGGGCCTGCTGCCGGCCTGGGGCCTGGAGGTCGTGCCCCTGGAGGACCCCCGTCAAGTCTGGTCCCATCTGGACGCGAGCCCCCCCGACCTGGTGCTGCTCGACCTCGACATGCCCCACCTGAGTGGGCTGGACCTGTGCCACCAGCTGCGCCAGAGCGATCGCTGGCAGGCGCTGCCGATAGTGTTTCTCACCGCCTGTCGGGAGCCTGCCACCATTTACCAGATCTACCAGGCCGGTGCCGCTGACTATCTGCCCAAGCCCATTCTGGCACCAGAGCTGATCAACCGCTTGCTGCAACGCTTAGAGTGCAGTCGGCTGCGGCAAACCCTGGCCGGTACCGACCCGCTCACTGGTCTGGCCAACCGCCAGAAGGGCACTATTGAACTGGGCTTGCTGCTGCAGCTGGCCCAGCGCTACGGGCAATCCCTCAGCCTGGTTCGGGTTCAAGTCACCGCTCCCCGACCCCAGGCCAATGCCCTGCTGGTGGCCCTGGGACAGACGCTGTCGGGCCAACTGCGCCCCGGCGACGCGATCGCCCGCTGGGGGGAGGCGGAAATTGTCGTCGCTCTGCTCGACACCGAATGGGCCGGCGCCCAGGCGCAGCTGCAGCCGGCCCTGGAGACGGGGCTGGCGGTGGCGGCAACCAGCGGCAGCCCCGGGGGCGATCGCAGCCGGGCTCTCCACCTGGGGGGAGCAACCTTTCCCACCGATGGCGGCCGTCTCGCCGACCTTTACCAGCGGGCGGGCCAGCGTTTTTACTCGCTGGGGTCAGCGGTGGGGAATAAACCACCCCAGGGCTGTCCCTAG